A genomic window from Cucumis melo cultivar AY chromosome 8, USDA_Cmelo_AY_1.0, whole genome shotgun sequence includes:
- the LOC103485272 gene encoding chromatin assembly factor 1 subunit FAS2 isoform X2, producing the protein MKGGTLQINWHDSKPVLTLDFHPISGLLATGGADFDIKLWLLNSGEEQKKVPGATYQSSLSYHGSAVNCLRFSPSGEQLASGADGGELIIWKLHHVETGQSWKVLKTLSFHRKDVLDLQWSHDGAYLISGSVDNSCIIWDVSKGSVQQILDAHLHYVQGVALDPLGKYAASLSSDRSCRIYGYKPPTKVKNSEKMTYVCQHVITKAENVAVDDSKSARNHLFHDETLPSFFRRLAWSPDGSFLLVPAGICKTLPASEPVNTAYIFSRKDLSRPAIQLPGASKPVVAVCFCPKLFKLRGLNSAGFFKLPHRVIFAVATLNSLYIYDTESVVPLAIMAGLHYAAITDVAWSADAHYLAVSSQDGYCTLVEFENDELGLPFALSDEIGTTTDHNTSLKDVGTINDYENRKIEAEGKHENKSVEKPESMVIEKASSGDNLVESDCRGHEIEKKASKQVSISSSSNSVKPAKRRITPMAIDP; encoded by the exons ATGAAGGGTGGGACGCTTCAGATCAACTGGCACGACTCAAAGCCAGTGCTCACTCTAGATTTCCATCCAATTTCAGGTCTCCTCGCAACTGGCGGAGCCGATTTCGATATCAAG CTTTGGTTATTAAATTCAGGGGAAGAACAGAAAAAGGTACCTGGTGCTACTTATCAAAGCAGCCTTTCTTACCATGGTTCTGCTGTTAATTGTCTTCGTTTCTCACCTTCTG GAGAACAGCTTGCCTCTGGTGCCGATG GAGGCGAGCTTATCATATGGAAATTGCACCATGTGGAAACTGGCCAGTCTTGGAAGGTCCTCAAGACATTATC ATTTCACCGGAAGGATGTGCTGGACCTACAGTGGTCCCATGATGGTGCATATTTAATATCTGGATCCGTAGATAATTCTTGCATCATATGGGATGTAAGCAAAG GATCCGTACAGCAGATTTTAGACGCCCATTTGCACTATGTTCAAGGTGTAGCATTGGACCCATTGGGAAAGTATGCTGCTTCTCTGAGTTCAGATAGAAGTTGCAGAATCTATGGCTACAAACCCCCAACAAAAGTAAAAAACAGTGAGAAAATGACTTATGTTTGTCAACATGTCATTACTAAGGCAGAAAATGTTGCAGTTGATGACTCTAAG TCTGCCAGAAACCATCTCTTTCATGACGAGACATTGCCATCTTTCTTCCGAAGGTTGGCCTGGTCACCTGATGGATCTTTTCTACTCGTGCCTGCAG GTATTTGTAAAACATTGCCAGCATCTGAACCGGTAAATACGGCCTATATATTTTCTAGAAAGGATCTCTCAAG GCCTGCTATTCAGCTCCCTGGCGCCAGCAAGCCGGTTGTAGCAGTGTGCTTTTGTCCAAAGCTTTTTAAACTTAGAGGATTAAATTCAG CTGGGTTTTTTAAGCTTCCACATCGGGTGATTTTTGCAGTAGCAACATTAAATTCTTTGTACATATATGACACTGAAAGTGTTGTGCCACTAGCAATCATGGCTGGCCTTCACTATGCTGCCATAACGGATGTAGCGTG GTCGGCAGATGCTCATTATTTAGCAGTATCTTCTCAAGATGGTTACTGCACCTTGGTAGAATTTGAAAATGACGAACTAGGATTACCATTCGCTCTGTCAG ATGAAATAGGAACAACAACCGATCATAATACGAGTTTAAAAGATGTGGGGACTATAAATGACTACGAAAATAGGAAAATAGAAGCAGAAGGGAAACATGAAAACAAAAGCGTTGAAAAGCCAGAAAGCATGGTGATTGAAAAAGCTTCAAGTGGAGACAATCTCGTTGAATCTGACTGCAGAGGACACGAAATTGAAAAGAAGGCAAGTAAACAAGTATCTATAAGCTCTTCAAGCAACTCTGTTAAGCCTGCCAAAAGGCGCATTACACCCATGGCTATTGATCCATGA
- the LOC103485272 gene encoding chromatin assembly factor 1 subunit FAS2 isoform X1, which translates to MKGGTLQINWHDSKPVLTLDFHPISGLLATGGADFDIKLWLLNSGEEQKKVPGATYQSSLSYHGSAVNCLRFSPSGEQLASGADGGELIIWKLHHVETGQSWKVLKTLSFHRKDVLDLQWSHDGAYLISGSVDNSCIIWDVSKGSVQQILDAHLHYVQGVALDPLGKYAASLSSDRSCRIYGYKPPTKVKNSEKMTYVCQHVITKAENVAVDDSKSARNHLFHDETLPSFFRRLAWSPDGSFLLVPAGICKTLPASEPVNTAYIFSRKDLSRPAIQLPGASKPVVAVCFCPKLFKLRGLNSAGFFKLPHRVIFAVATLNSLYIYDTESVVPLAIMAGLHYAAITDVAWSADAHYLAVSSQDGYCTLVEFENDELGLPFALSEDEIGTTTDHNTSLKDVGTINDYENRKIEAEGKHENKSVEKPESMVIEKASSGDNLVESDCRGHEIEKKASKQVSISSSSNSVKPAKRRITPMAIDP; encoded by the exons ATGAAGGGTGGGACGCTTCAGATCAACTGGCACGACTCAAAGCCAGTGCTCACTCTAGATTTCCATCCAATTTCAGGTCTCCTCGCAACTGGCGGAGCCGATTTCGATATCAAG CTTTGGTTATTAAATTCAGGGGAAGAACAGAAAAAGGTACCTGGTGCTACTTATCAAAGCAGCCTTTCTTACCATGGTTCTGCTGTTAATTGTCTTCGTTTCTCACCTTCTG GAGAACAGCTTGCCTCTGGTGCCGATG GAGGCGAGCTTATCATATGGAAATTGCACCATGTGGAAACTGGCCAGTCTTGGAAGGTCCTCAAGACATTATC ATTTCACCGGAAGGATGTGCTGGACCTACAGTGGTCCCATGATGGTGCATATTTAATATCTGGATCCGTAGATAATTCTTGCATCATATGGGATGTAAGCAAAG GATCCGTACAGCAGATTTTAGACGCCCATTTGCACTATGTTCAAGGTGTAGCATTGGACCCATTGGGAAAGTATGCTGCTTCTCTGAGTTCAGATAGAAGTTGCAGAATCTATGGCTACAAACCCCCAACAAAAGTAAAAAACAGTGAGAAAATGACTTATGTTTGTCAACATGTCATTACTAAGGCAGAAAATGTTGCAGTTGATGACTCTAAG TCTGCCAGAAACCATCTCTTTCATGACGAGACATTGCCATCTTTCTTCCGAAGGTTGGCCTGGTCACCTGATGGATCTTTTCTACTCGTGCCTGCAG GTATTTGTAAAACATTGCCAGCATCTGAACCGGTAAATACGGCCTATATATTTTCTAGAAAGGATCTCTCAAG GCCTGCTATTCAGCTCCCTGGCGCCAGCAAGCCGGTTGTAGCAGTGTGCTTTTGTCCAAAGCTTTTTAAACTTAGAGGATTAAATTCAG CTGGGTTTTTTAAGCTTCCACATCGGGTGATTTTTGCAGTAGCAACATTAAATTCTTTGTACATATATGACACTGAAAGTGTTGTGCCACTAGCAATCATGGCTGGCCTTCACTATGCTGCCATAACGGATGTAGCGTG GTCGGCAGATGCTCATTATTTAGCAGTATCTTCTCAAGATGGTTACTGCACCTTGGTAGAATTTGAAAATGACGAACTAGGATTACCATTCGCTCTGTCAG AAGATGAAATAGGAACAACAACCGATCATAATACGAGTTTAAAAGATGTGGGGACTATAAATGACTACGAAAATAGGAAAATAGAAGCAGAAGGGAAACATGAAAACAAAAGCGTTGAAAAGCCAGAAAGCATGGTGATTGAAAAAGCTTCAAGTGGAGACAATCTCGTTGAATCTGACTGCAGAGGACACGAAATTGAAAAGAAGGCAAGTAAACAAGTATCTATAAGCTCTTCAAGCAACTCTGTTAAGCCTGCCAAAAGGCGCATTACACCCATGGCTATTGATCCATGA
- the LOC103485275 gene encoding uncharacterized protein LOC103485275 isoform X2 → MWKKPQSFAGEPYTSDRVYAEADVEDHAESGTAESYGVCGRSRSFQTVEIDGVPFSDKVEERLAWLRSQIIGGEAEIDSPFGERRLCYADHTASGRSLRYIEDFILRKVLPFYGNTHTCDSYVGHHTTKMVNDATTYIKKCLGGGEEEAILFCGQGTTSAVKRLQEVMGIAVPSILRERVIETLKEEERWVVFVGPYEHHSNLLSWRQSLAEVVEIGMDENGLLDFEMLRSQLEAYKKVGNRPILGSFSACSNVTGIYSDTKAIATLIHQYGGHVCFDFAASGPYVQIDMQSGEIDGYDAIFLSTHKFLGGPGSPGILLMNKSLYKLKSSPPSTCGGGTVTYVNGFTEKDTLYNENIEERETGGTPQIIGIIRAALAFWIKEYIGYQEIEKQEHQYIERALKRLLPNKSIGILGSTSSKRQAILSFIIYSSTNNTSPNCVTDMLCNPNSREKVKNIYMWEETGCMRAKPLHGPFVAALLSDLFGVQARGGCSCAGPYGHKLLNIDEACSQAYRTAIAKGYEGIKPGWTRVSFPYYMPNEEFEFILKALEFIADYGQRFLPLYAFNLRTGSWTLKEKELADLLGKENYSANHIFAFKNQCTNAEARLAAIVYKHKSYLESAKKIANLLPKFPPERELHEDIESSLLKFRI, encoded by the exons ATGTGGAAAAAACCCCAAAGTTTCGCCGGAGAACCTTACACCAGTGACAGAGTGTATGCAGAAGCCGACGTAGAAGATCATGCAGAAAGCGGCACCGCCGAAAGCTATGGAGTTTGCGGCCGGTCAAGATCATTTCAGACGGTCGAGATAGACGGTGTTCCATTTTCCGACAAGGTGGAGGAAAGGCTGGCTTGGTTACGTTCTCAGATTATTGGTGGAGAAGCAGAGATTGATTCTCCATTTGGAGAAAGAAGATTGTGTTATGCTGATCATACAGCTTCCGGTCGTTCTCTTCGTTATATTGAAGATTTCATCCTCAGAAAAGTTCTTCCATTTTACG GCAACACTCATACATGCGACAGCTACGTAGGACACCATACAACAAAGATGGTGAATGATGCAACTACGTACATCAAGAAATGCTTAGGAGGTGGAGAAGAAGAAGCAATTCTATTCTGTGGACAAGGCACAACTTCCGCCGTTAAAAGACTGCAAGAAGTGATGGGCATTGCAGTGCCATCCATCCTAAGAGAGAGGGTAATAGAAACCctaaaggaagaagaaaggtgGGTTGTTTTTGTTGGACCTTATGAGCATCACTCCAACCTCCTCTCGTGGCGGCAGAGCTTAGCTGAGGTAGTAGAAATTGGAATGGATGAGAATGGACTTTTAGACTTTGAAATGCTCAGATCCCAACTTGAAGCATATAAGAAAGTTGGAAATAGACCAATTTTGGGTTCTTTTTCAGCTTGTAGTAATGTCACAGGAATTTATTCAGATACAAAAGCTATTGCTACACTAATCCATCAATATGGAGGCCATGTTTGCTTTGATTTTGCTGCAAG TGGTCCTTATGTGCAAATTGATATGCAGTCGGGGGAAATTGATGGCTATGATGCGATTTTTCTAAGTACGCACAAGTTTCTTGGAGGGCCTGGATCACCTGGAATCCTTCTGATGAACAAAAGTCTCTACAAGTTAAAATCATCTCCTCCATCAACTTGTGGGGGTGGTACTGTGACTTATGTCAATGGCTTCACTGAAAAG GACACACTGTATAATGAAAACATAGAAGAGAGGGAAACTGGTGGAACGCCACAGATTATAGGAATAATAAGAGCAGCTTTGGCTTTTTGGATAAAAGAATATATCGGCTATCAAGAGATAGAGAAGCAAGAGCATCAGTATATAGAAAGGGCTTTGAAGAGACTTCTCCCAAATAAAAGCATCGGTATTTTAGGGAGCACGTCTTCAAAGCGACAGGCGATATTATCTTTTATCATTTACTCTTCGACTAATAATACATCGCCTAACTGTGTCACAGATATGTTATGTAATCCTAACAGCAGAGAAaaggttaaaaatatttacatgtGGGAAGAAACGGGGTGTATGAGAGCCAAACCTCTTCATGGTCCTTTTGTAGCAGCACTCCTGAGCGATTTGTTCGGAGTTCAGGCTCGAGGGGGATGCAGTTGTGCCGGCCCTTATGGTCACAAGCTGCTCAACATTGATGAAGCATGCTCGCAAGCCTACAGAACTGCCATTGCTAAG GGCTATGAGGGAATAAAACCTGGATGGACAAGAGTAAGCTTTCCGTACTACATGCCAAATGAGGAGTTCGAATTCATTTTAAAAGCTTTAGAATTCATAGCTGATTATGGACAAAGATTCCTTCCTTTGTATGCCTTCAATTTGAGAACTGGTAGCTGGACACTGAAGGAAAAGGAGCTCGCCGACCTACTCGGGAAGGAGAATTACAGTGCCAATCACATCTTTGCATTCAAAAACCAGTGTACCAATGCAGAAGCTAGGTTAGCAGCTATAGTATACAAACATAAATCATATTTAGAATCAGCTAAAAAAATTGCCAACCTTCTCCCCAAGTTCCCTCCTGAGAGAGAACTTCACGAGGATATTGAATCCTCTCTATTAAAATTCAGAATTTAG
- the LOC103485275 gene encoding uncharacterized protein LOC103485275 isoform X1 produces the protein MGIKLSKSKIKSHFKSNKGSFPDNNTMELKVENPMWKKPQSFAGEPYTSDRVYAEADVEDHAESGTAESYGVCGRSRSFQTVEIDGVPFSDKVEERLAWLRSQIIGGEAEIDSPFGERRLCYADHTASGRSLRYIEDFILRKVLPFYGNTHTCDSYVGHHTTKMVNDATTYIKKCLGGGEEEAILFCGQGTTSAVKRLQEVMGIAVPSILRERVIETLKEEERWVVFVGPYEHHSNLLSWRQSLAEVVEIGMDENGLLDFEMLRSQLEAYKKVGNRPILGSFSACSNVTGIYSDTKAIATLIHQYGGHVCFDFAASGPYVQIDMQSGEIDGYDAIFLSTHKFLGGPGSPGILLMNKSLYKLKSSPPSTCGGGTVTYVNGFTEKDTLYNENIEERETGGTPQIIGIIRAALAFWIKEYIGYQEIEKQEHQYIERALKRLLPNKSIGILGSTSSKRQAILSFIIYSSTNNTSPNCVTDMLCNPNSREKVKNIYMWEETGCMRAKPLHGPFVAALLSDLFGVQARGGCSCAGPYGHKLLNIDEACSQAYRTAIAKGYEGIKPGWTRVSFPYYMPNEEFEFILKALEFIADYGQRFLPLYAFNLRTGSWTLKEKELADLLGKENYSANHIFAFKNQCTNAEARLAAIVYKHKSYLESAKKIANLLPKFPPERELHEDIESSLLKFRI, from the exons ATGGGGATAAAGCTATCTAAGAGTAAGATCAAATCCCATTTCAAATCTAACAAAGGCTCCTTTCCAG ATAATAATACTATGGAGTTGAAGGTGGAGAATCCCATGTGGAAAAAACCCCAAAGTTTCGCCGGAGAACCTTACACCAGTGACAGAGTGTATGCAGAAGCCGACGTAGAAGATCATGCAGAAAGCGGCACCGCCGAAAGCTATGGAGTTTGCGGCCGGTCAAGATCATTTCAGACGGTCGAGATAGACGGTGTTCCATTTTCCGACAAGGTGGAGGAAAGGCTGGCTTGGTTACGTTCTCAGATTATTGGTGGAGAAGCAGAGATTGATTCTCCATTTGGAGAAAGAAGATTGTGTTATGCTGATCATACAGCTTCCGGTCGTTCTCTTCGTTATATTGAAGATTTCATCCTCAGAAAAGTTCTTCCATTTTACG GCAACACTCATACATGCGACAGCTACGTAGGACACCATACAACAAAGATGGTGAATGATGCAACTACGTACATCAAGAAATGCTTAGGAGGTGGAGAAGAAGAAGCAATTCTATTCTGTGGACAAGGCACAACTTCCGCCGTTAAAAGACTGCAAGAAGTGATGGGCATTGCAGTGCCATCCATCCTAAGAGAGAGGGTAATAGAAACCctaaaggaagaagaaaggtgGGTTGTTTTTGTTGGACCTTATGAGCATCACTCCAACCTCCTCTCGTGGCGGCAGAGCTTAGCTGAGGTAGTAGAAATTGGAATGGATGAGAATGGACTTTTAGACTTTGAAATGCTCAGATCCCAACTTGAAGCATATAAGAAAGTTGGAAATAGACCAATTTTGGGTTCTTTTTCAGCTTGTAGTAATGTCACAGGAATTTATTCAGATACAAAAGCTATTGCTACACTAATCCATCAATATGGAGGCCATGTTTGCTTTGATTTTGCTGCAAG TGGTCCTTATGTGCAAATTGATATGCAGTCGGGGGAAATTGATGGCTATGATGCGATTTTTCTAAGTACGCACAAGTTTCTTGGAGGGCCTGGATCACCTGGAATCCTTCTGATGAACAAAAGTCTCTACAAGTTAAAATCATCTCCTCCATCAACTTGTGGGGGTGGTACTGTGACTTATGTCAATGGCTTCACTGAAAAG GACACACTGTATAATGAAAACATAGAAGAGAGGGAAACTGGTGGAACGCCACAGATTATAGGAATAATAAGAGCAGCTTTGGCTTTTTGGATAAAAGAATATATCGGCTATCAAGAGATAGAGAAGCAAGAGCATCAGTATATAGAAAGGGCTTTGAAGAGACTTCTCCCAAATAAAAGCATCGGTATTTTAGGGAGCACGTCTTCAAAGCGACAGGCGATATTATCTTTTATCATTTACTCTTCGACTAATAATACATCGCCTAACTGTGTCACAGATATGTTATGTAATCCTAACAGCAGAGAAaaggttaaaaatatttacatgtGGGAAGAAACGGGGTGTATGAGAGCCAAACCTCTTCATGGTCCTTTTGTAGCAGCACTCCTGAGCGATTTGTTCGGAGTTCAGGCTCGAGGGGGATGCAGTTGTGCCGGCCCTTATGGTCACAAGCTGCTCAACATTGATGAAGCATGCTCGCAAGCCTACAGAACTGCCATTGCTAAG GGCTATGAGGGAATAAAACCTGGATGGACAAGAGTAAGCTTTCCGTACTACATGCCAAATGAGGAGTTCGAATTCATTTTAAAAGCTTTAGAATTCATAGCTGATTATGGACAAAGATTCCTTCCTTTGTATGCCTTCAATTTGAGAACTGGTAGCTGGACACTGAAGGAAAAGGAGCTCGCCGACCTACTCGGGAAGGAGAATTACAGTGCCAATCACATCTTTGCATTCAAAAACCAGTGTACCAATGCAGAAGCTAGGTTAGCAGCTATAGTATACAAACATAAATCATATTTAGAATCAGCTAAAAAAATTGCCAACCTTCTCCCCAAGTTCCCTCCTGAGAGAGAACTTCACGAGGATATTGAATCCTCTCTATTAAAATTCAGAATTTAG
- the LOC103485271 gene encoding transcription factor HEC3-like, whose protein sequence is MDPHHLSNPPPHLDRSAMDDHHILHHVHDLDSIWPSFLPFQLSDHHDQQLPTSSTHFLIGYSTPSSGTGDDEEEPEEELGAMKEMMYKIAAMQPVDIDPSTIRKPKRRNVRISDDPQSIAARLRRERISEKIRILQRLVPGGTKMDTASMLDEAIRYVKFLKRQIRLLQSSQPPQQPSTSGGAATAAGGGGWHFPLNKANGSTSSSTSMENTPTITPTGW, encoded by the exons ATGGACCCCCATCACCTCTCAAACCCTCCTCCTCATCTCGATCGCTCCGCCATGGATGACCACCATATCCTTCACCACGTTCATGACCTTGATTCTATTTGGCCGTCGTTTTTGCCTTTTCAACTCTCTGATCATCACGATCAACAACTCCCCACCTCCTCCACCCATTTTCTGATAGGCTACA GTACTCCGAGTTCTGGAACAGGTGATGATGAAGAAGAGCCAGAAGAAGAGTTAGGTGCGATGAAGGAGATGATGTATAAGATTGCAGCAATGCAGCCGGTGGACATCGACCCTTCAACTATTCGGAAGCCTAAGCGACGAAACGTGCGGATTAGCGATGACCCCCAAAGCATCGCAGCTCGTCTTCGACGAGAGAGGATTAGCGAAAAGATTAGGATTCTTCAAAGGCTCGTGCCTGGAGGGACAAAGATGGACACAGCTTCAATGTTGGATGAAGCCATTCGCTATGTTAAGTTCTTGAAGAGACAAATCCGGTTGCTACAGTCAAGTCAACCGCCGCAACAGCCAAGCACCAGCGGTGGAGCTGCCACCGCTGCCGGCGGAGGAGGGTGGCATTTTCCATTGAATAAGGCTAATGGTTCAACCTCTTCGTCCACTTCCATGGAAAATACTCCTACCATTACACCAACAGGATGGTGA
- the LOC103485273 gene encoding cell wall / vacuolar inhibitor of fructosidase 2: protein MGMKNFSISLIFFAIPLIFFHKNGVSLASADQTLIQKTCTNTLYYKLCMSSLKSDPSSLTADTKGLAIIMASIGAANATATSTYLSSQLPTSSSAATNANNNKTKLLRQCSEKYAFAAEALRESLKDLADETYDYAYMHVSAAADYANVCRDAFKGFPAVSYPAKLGRREEGLKRICRVVLGILDLLGW from the coding sequence ATGGGTATGAAGAATTTCTCCATTTCTCTCATTTTCTTTGCAATCCCATTAATCTTTTTCCACAAAAATGGAGTTTCATTAGCATCAGCAGACCAAACCCTAATCCAAAAAACATGCACAAACACTCTTTACTACAAACTTTGCATGTCATCCCTTAAATCCGACCCTTCCAGCCTCACTGCCGACACCAAAGGCCTCGCCATCATCATGGCTTCTATCGGTGCCGCTAACGCCACCGCCACCTCCACCTACCTCTCATCTCAGCTCCCTACATCCTCCTCCGCTGCCACCAACGCcaacaacaacaaaacaaaactgTTGAGACAATGCTCCGAAAAGTACGCATTTGCAGCTGAAGCACTTAGAGAATCTTTGAAAGATTTGGCCGATGAGACTTATGACTATGCTTATATGCATGTTTCTGCGGCGGCGGATTATGCCAATGTTTGCCGTGATGCCTTTAAAGGGTTCCCAGCGGTGAGTTATCCGGCGAAGCTTGGCCGGAGAGAAGAAGGGTTGAAGCGTATTTGCAGAGTGGTTTTGGGGATTTTGGATCTTCTTGGCTGGTGA
- the LOC103485272 gene encoding chromatin assembly factor 1 subunit FAS2 isoform X3 — translation MVLLLIVFVSHLLENSLPLVPMVVLSLTAAGGELIIWKLHHVETGQSWKVLKTLSFHRKDVLDLQWSHDGAYLISGSVDNSCIIWDVSKGSVQQILDAHLHYVQGVALDPLGKYAASLSSDRSCRIYGYKPPTKVKNSEKMTYVCQHVITKAENVAVDDSKSARNHLFHDETLPSFFRRLAWSPDGSFLLVPAGICKTLPASEPVNTAYIFSRKDLSRPAIQLPGASKPVVAVCFCPKLFKLRGLNSAGFFKLPHRVIFAVATLNSLYIYDTESVVPLAIMAGLHYAAITDVAWSADAHYLAVSSQDGYCTLVEFENDELGLPFALSEDEIGTTTDHNTSLKDVGTINDYENRKIEAEGKHENKSVEKPESMVIEKASSGDNLVESDCRGHEIEKKASKQVSISSSSNSVKPAKRRITPMAIDP, via the exons ATGGTTCTGCTGTTAATTGTCTTCGTTTCTCACCTTCTG GAGAACAGCTTGCCTCTGGTGCCGATGGTAGTACTTTCCTTAACTGCAGCTG GAGGCGAGCTTATCATATGGAAATTGCACCATGTGGAAACTGGCCAGTCTTGGAAGGTCCTCAAGACATTATC ATTTCACCGGAAGGATGTGCTGGACCTACAGTGGTCCCATGATGGTGCATATTTAATATCTGGATCCGTAGATAATTCTTGCATCATATGGGATGTAAGCAAAG GATCCGTACAGCAGATTTTAGACGCCCATTTGCACTATGTTCAAGGTGTAGCATTGGACCCATTGGGAAAGTATGCTGCTTCTCTGAGTTCAGATAGAAGTTGCAGAATCTATGGCTACAAACCCCCAACAAAAGTAAAAAACAGTGAGAAAATGACTTATGTTTGTCAACATGTCATTACTAAGGCAGAAAATGTTGCAGTTGATGACTCTAAG TCTGCCAGAAACCATCTCTTTCATGACGAGACATTGCCATCTTTCTTCCGAAGGTTGGCCTGGTCACCTGATGGATCTTTTCTACTCGTGCCTGCAG GTATTTGTAAAACATTGCCAGCATCTGAACCGGTAAATACGGCCTATATATTTTCTAGAAAGGATCTCTCAAG GCCTGCTATTCAGCTCCCTGGCGCCAGCAAGCCGGTTGTAGCAGTGTGCTTTTGTCCAAAGCTTTTTAAACTTAGAGGATTAAATTCAG CTGGGTTTTTTAAGCTTCCACATCGGGTGATTTTTGCAGTAGCAACATTAAATTCTTTGTACATATATGACACTGAAAGTGTTGTGCCACTAGCAATCATGGCTGGCCTTCACTATGCTGCCATAACGGATGTAGCGTG GTCGGCAGATGCTCATTATTTAGCAGTATCTTCTCAAGATGGTTACTGCACCTTGGTAGAATTTGAAAATGACGAACTAGGATTACCATTCGCTCTGTCAG AAGATGAAATAGGAACAACAACCGATCATAATACGAGTTTAAAAGATGTGGGGACTATAAATGACTACGAAAATAGGAAAATAGAAGCAGAAGGGAAACATGAAAACAAAAGCGTTGAAAAGCCAGAAAGCATGGTGATTGAAAAAGCTTCAAGTGGAGACAATCTCGTTGAATCTGACTGCAGAGGACACGAAATTGAAAAGAAGGCAAGTAAACAAGTATCTATAAGCTCTTCAAGCAACTCTGTTAAGCCTGCCAAAAGGCGCATTACACCCATGGCTATTGATCCATGA